The Anomaloglossus baeobatrachus isolate aAnoBae1 chromosome 10, aAnoBae1.hap1, whole genome shotgun sequence genome has a segment encoding these proteins:
- the CCDC85B gene encoding coiled-coil domain-containing protein 85B, with product MNEECGLLGRDLSKVTDEEMLSHSKEELVRKLREEEAEKMAALIQRGRLIKEVNRQLQGHLTEIRELKQVNHRLQEENRELKDLCCFLDDDRLKSKKLASEWQLFGYHAAKVLREDLGGYLKKLSDLERRQDELVRENSCLSEVFLALEEDGATIRHHASPVASSELSLLPCGPRDLGDGSSSTGSVGSPDQLHVVCSPDD from the coding sequence ATGAATGAAGAATGTGGTCTACTGGGACGGGACCTTTCCAAGGTGACGGATGAAGAAATGCTATCTCATAGCAAAGAGGAACTCGTGCGGAAACTGAGAGAAGAGGAAGCCGAAAAAATGGCCGCCCTTATCCAAAGAGGTCGTCTTATCAAGGAGGTCAACCGCCAGTTACAAGGCCACTTAACGGAAATTCGCGAGCTAAAACAAGTCAATCATCGTCTTCAAGAAGAGAACAGAGAGTTGAAGGACCTTTGCTGCTTTTTGGATGACGACAGGTTGAAAAGCAAGAAGCTGGCTAGCGAATGGCAACTCTTTGGCTACCACGCAGCCAAAGTGTTACGGGAAGACTTGGGTGGTTATCTGAAAAAACTTTCGGACCTTGAGAGACGTCAGGATGAGCTTGTGCGGGAAAATTCATGTCTTTCAGAAGTTTTTTTGGCTCTGGAGGAAGACGGGGCTACCATAAGGCATCATGCCAGCCCCGTGGCTTCATCGGAGCTAAGCCTTTTACCTTGTGGACCACGAGACTTGGGAGATGGGAGCTCCAGTACAGGGAGTGTGGGGAGTCCGGATCAACTCCACGTGGTTTGTTCACCCGATGACTGA